The proteins below are encoded in one region of Pontibacter deserti:
- a CDS encoding MBL fold metallo-hydrolase, which translates to MDVFVLVIKYSHQGQDEVLYPVLLRSDSELVLVDCGYAGSLPLLQEAANKYGLSSDNLTGIIITHHDIDHMGGLKELKAAYPKVKVYASETEAPYISGRKKSLRLQQAEALYNTLPGEQKAWAWQFQESLKAVQPVNVDVVLTEKEVPASWGNIQIIPTPGHMPGHFSIYIPQSKTLVAADAVVAEQDELELANPTYTLNLEQAVASVRKLQQLDVDRIICYHGGVVENDIGEKLQKLVARYTPSQPAPFVAEEPQEVSSPVCYAHLKEFREGF; encoded by the coding sequence ATGGATGTTTTTGTTCTGGTGATAAAATATAGCCACCAGGGGCAGGACGAGGTGCTGTACCCTGTTTTGCTCCGTAGCGACAGCGAGCTTGTGTTGGTCGACTGCGGCTATGCCGGTTCTTTGCCCTTGCTGCAGGAAGCCGCCAACAAATACGGACTCTCATCTGATAACCTTACAGGTATTATCATCACCCATCACGACATCGACCACATGGGCGGCCTGAAGGAGCTGAAAGCGGCATATCCTAAAGTAAAAGTATACGCATCCGAAACAGAAGCACCTTATATCAGTGGCAGAAAGAAATCGCTCCGGCTGCAGCAGGCAGAGGCGCTGTATAACACCTTGCCCGGGGAGCAGAAGGCGTGGGCCTGGCAATTTCAGGAGTCGCTCAAAGCGGTGCAGCCTGTTAACGTAGATGTGGTGCTGACGGAAAAGGAAGTGCCTGCTTCCTGGGGTAATATCCAAATTATACCTACGCCGGGCCATATGCCGGGGCACTTTTCCATATACATCCCGCAAAGTAAAACGCTTGTTGCTGCCGATGCCGTAGTGGCAGAACAAGACGAGCTGGAACTGGCAAATCCTACCTATACCCTGAACCTGGAACAGGCAGTAGCCTCTGTTAGAAAGCTACAGCAACTGGATGTGGATCGCATCATCTGTTACCATGGCGGAGTTGTAGAAAATGATATCGGGGAGAAGCTGCAAAAACTGGTGGCAAGGTATACACCGTCACAGCCAGCACCTTTTGTTGCGGAAGAACCACAGGAAGTTAGCAGCCCCGTCTGCTACGCGCACCTGAAAGAGTTTCGGGAAGGTTTCTGA
- a CDS encoding endonuclease domain-containing protein: MSKNDIIPYREDLKAKARELRKNSTLSEILLWQVIKERKLLNYQFHRQVPLLDFIVDFYCHELKLAVEIDGDSHNYSYDYDTLRQAELEKYGIRFLRFDDLEVKKDMPNVLRTLQAFILNLKTIVTADQQ, encoded by the coding sequence TTGAGTAAGAACGACATCATCCCCTACAGAGAAGACCTGAAAGCTAAAGCCAGAGAGCTACGAAAAAACAGCACCCTTTCTGAAATCCTGCTCTGGCAGGTAATAAAGGAGCGGAAGCTGCTGAACTACCAATTCCACCGCCAGGTGCCATTACTCGATTTTATAGTTGACTTTTATTGTCACGAACTGAAGTTAGCCGTTGAAATAGATGGGGACAGTCACAACTATAGCTACGATTATGACACTCTAAGGCAAGCTGAGCTGGAGAAGTATGGCATAAGGTTCCTGCGCTTTGATGACCTGGAAGTGAAAAAGGACATGCCAAATGTTTTACGAACATTACAGGCTTTTATACTGAACTTGAAAACTATTGTAACAGCTGATCAGCAGTAA
- a CDS encoding sensor histidine kinase → MDSLHNPDKINSYFIEQIKDYAIFAMDTEGIITTWNKGVEQLKGYKENEFVGKFFGMLFPDEYQQADMPKVELKSALEDGLYETKDWRKRKDGSLFWATIKLTPIYENEKHIGFTKITGDITEQKELQDKLAERQQSVLELKNTELERINLDLDTFIYTASHDLHSPILNIEGLMHILKNELEAANALNSATEEILHRVVDSVNRFKRTIVDLTEINSMHKGLSESVSDEVITIKEVYEEIMADLHKPANLKDCFIHTDFQVNILKFSRKNFRSILYNLLSNAIKFQSPDRECIITLSSRLEEPYVVLSIRDNGMGINGRQQKELYTMFKRFHNHAEGTGIGLYMVKRILENAGGKIEVESEEDKGTEFRLYFPAEV, encoded by the coding sequence ATGGACTCACTGCATAACCCAGATAAGATCAATTCTTACTTTATTGAACAGATAAAAGATTATGCCATTTTCGCGATGGATACCGAGGGTATTATTACAACCTGGAACAAAGGAGTAGAGCAGCTGAAAGGGTACAAGGAGAATGAATTTGTAGGGAAGTTCTTTGGGATGCTTTTCCCGGACGAGTACCAGCAGGCAGATATGCCAAAAGTAGAATTGAAATCTGCTTTAGAAGATGGCCTTTATGAAACCAAAGACTGGCGCAAGCGGAAGGACGGCTCCCTGTTCTGGGCCACCATCAAGCTCACCCCTATTTATGAAAATGAAAAGCACATTGGTTTTACAAAAATAACCGGCGACATAACCGAGCAGAAAGAGCTGCAGGATAAACTGGCCGAGCGGCAACAAAGTGTGCTCGAGCTCAAGAACACCGAACTTGAACGGATCAACCTCGACCTGGATACATTTATTTACACAGCCTCCCACGACCTCCATTCCCCTATCCTGAACATAGAAGGGTTGATGCATATTCTGAAAAATGAACTGGAAGCGGCTAACGCCCTGAACAGTGCAACGGAAGAGATCCTGCATCGGGTGGTGGACTCTGTGAACCGTTTTAAACGTACCATAGTAGACCTGACCGAGATCAACAGCATGCATAAAGGCCTCAGCGAAAGTGTTTCGGATGAAGTGATCACGATCAAGGAAGTGTACGAAGAGATTATGGCGGACCTGCACAAACCTGCCAACCTGAAAGACTGCTTTATACACACTGATTTCCAGGTGAACATACTGAAATTCTCCCGCAAAAACTTCCGCAGTATTTTGTATAACCTGCTCAGCAATGCCATCAAATTTCAGTCTCCGGACCGAGAATGTATTATTACTTTATCCTCGCGCCTGGAGGAGCCTTATGTGGTGCTAAGTATAAGAGACAACGGCATGGGTATAAATGGTCGCCAGCAAAAGGAGCTATACACCATGTTCAAGCGATTTCATAACCACGCGGAAGGCACTGGCATTGGGCTGTACATGGTAAAACGCATACTGGAGAATGCCGGAGGTAAAATAGAAGTTGAAAGCGAAGAAGATAAAGGTACAGAGTTCAGGCTATACTTTCCGGCGGAAGTATAA
- a CDS encoding endonuclease domain-containing protein, with the protein MSKNHIIPYREDLKAKARELRKNSTLSEILLWQVIKERKLLNYQFHRQVPLLDFIVDFYCHELKLAFEIDGDSHNYSYDYDCNRQAELEKYGVRILRFDDLEVKKQMPNVIRTLQEFILNFKATITINQSSLSCF; encoded by the coding sequence TTGAGCAAGAACCACATTATCCCCTACAGAGAAGACCTGAAAGCTAAAGCCAGAGAGCTACGAAAAAACAGCACCCTTTCTGAAATCCTGCTCTGGCAGGTAATAAAGGAGCGGAAGCTGCTGAACTACCAATTCCACCGCCAGGTGCCATTACTCGATTTTATAGTTGACTTTTATTGTCATGAGCTGAAATTGGCATTTGAAATAGATGGAGATAGTCACAACTATAGCTATGATTACGACTGCAACAGACAAGCTGAGCTGGAGAAGTATGGCGTAAGGATCCTGCGCTTTGATGATCTGGAAGTGAAAAAGCAAATGCCGAATGTAATACGAACACTACAGGAATTTATACTGAACTTCAAAGCTACGATAACAATAAATCAAAGCTCCCTCTCCTGTTTTTAG
- a CDS encoding DUF5694 domain-containing protein: MKKLLLAVALLASSCLMPALAQFKKLGGREGRAQVLLLGTFHFAYPNADIITTDKADQLDVTSPQSQRDIARITSQMATFKPTKIAVEVRPEKQARLDSLYQAYLEGRYELGVGEEYQLGFRLAKQLGHLRVYAIDTWGNLDAYQKPGSKEFEVREDKAAEMEKFWEYMQATVKTRHEAEQKLAGKHPQTLYQKIKEMNQPEAIRKRHENYFREAFQYEAQPYDYTGVDWYSASWFNRNLRIFRNIQRITESPDDRILVIYGAAHIGPLQQAVESSPYHELVPANKVLR; this comes from the coding sequence ATGAAAAAGCTATTACTCGCTGTAGCGCTGCTGGCAAGCAGCTGCCTTATGCCTGCACTGGCACAGTTTAAAAAGCTAGGTGGCCGGGAGGGCCGGGCGCAGGTCCTATTGCTGGGTACCTTCCATTTTGCCTATCCCAATGCCGACATTATCACCACAGACAAAGCCGACCAACTGGATGTTACCTCCCCCCAGAGCCAGCGCGACATAGCGCGCATCACCAGCCAGATGGCTACCTTCAAACCCACCAAAATTGCCGTAGAGGTAAGGCCGGAGAAGCAGGCCCGCCTGGACTCGCTGTACCAGGCCTACCTGGAGGGCCGCTACGAGCTGGGCGTTGGCGAAGAGTACCAGTTGGGTTTCAGGCTAGCCAAACAGCTGGGGCACCTGCGCGTGTACGCCATCGATACCTGGGGCAACCTGGACGCCTACCAAAAGCCCGGCAGCAAAGAGTTTGAGGTTCGTGAAGACAAAGCAGCTGAGATGGAGAAGTTCTGGGAGTACATGCAGGCAACCGTAAAGACCCGCCACGAAGCCGAACAAAAGCTGGCCGGCAAACACCCCCAAACCCTCTACCAGAAAATAAAGGAAATGAACCAGCCGGAAGCCATCCGCAAAAGACACGAAAACTATTTCCGGGAGGCTTTTCAGTATGAGGCACAGCCTTACGATTATACCGGCGTGGACTGGTACAGCGCCTCCTGGTTTAACCGCAACCTGCGCATCTTCCGCAACATTCAGCGCATCACCGAAAGCCCCGACGACCGCATCTTGGTAATCTACGGTGCCGCCCACATAGGGCCGTTGCAGCAAGCCGTGGAGAGCTCGCCTTATCATGAGTTGGTGCCGGCTAATAAGGTGTTGCGGTAG
- a CDS encoding PAS domain-containing protein — protein sequence MQQANSVGGQIPASDFQVVFNNLLGNYLLLQPNPPLFTILAVSDEQLRITGHERHEVVGKSVFEAYPVNPETDSPSDPSSLRVSLENALSDKVTDQLPVFRYDLVNETGEFEKRYWKASNKPVLDAEGNVLYILHSPTEITEQVVAERKATAMREIEKKYSLFMQAPVAVCIVTGPEHIVELANEEILSILGRTSEIIGKPLFESLPETASQGLPELMDQVRNTGQSFYATEYPVTLIKDGEEVLCYYNLVLQPYYANAGDTVAAGVFSVTHDVTEQVLARRKVEESEQQLRSFIESSHHPIGVYFGSEMRIQFANQALKDGLGKGNDIVGKLYKDVLPELENQQVFEQLATVYKTGVPFQAKNHKLDLVVGGELRAHYFDFSFTPLFNTAGEVYGVINTGADVTELNLAQKRLEESEAHFRNMIKQAPVAIAFTWGSEMVVENVNAPMLHIMGRESADEVNGKKLVDALPEVKDQPVLEVVRQVLHTGKAISANEQLVHLLKNGKVEPHYLNLSYTPLMEEGEVSGVIHVAQDVTEQVQARKKIEQSARDLMNLADAMPQIVWMAKPDGTVTYYNKRVSEFSGARQQPDGSWHWESMLIEEDEQRTIDAWNEAVQTVTPYEIEHRLRMSDGSYRWHLSRALPQFDSNGWVTGWFGTATDVHERKEQQEALEEKNRHLVSINNDLDNFIYTASHDLKAPILNIEGLLAFLFDEHTAVDLRSTETQDILQRMKSSVERFKKTIDSLTEVAKLQQENVFNAEQVHVAEVIEEVMLDLAHLLKSSEAVVDVHVAPETALRFSSKNMRSIVYNLLSNAIKYRASNRTPHVQISCQLVGKYHVLTFADNGLGMTPSQREGLFTMFKRFHDHVEGTGIGLYMVKKVVENADGKIEVESKVNVGTTFRIYLPV from the coding sequence ATGCAGCAAGCTAATTCTGTCGGGGGGCAAATCCCGGCATCGGACTTTCAGGTAGTATTTAACAATTTGTTAGGCAATTACTTGTTGCTGCAACCCAACCCGCCCCTGTTTACCATACTGGCCGTGAGTGACGAACAGCTGCGCATTACGGGCCATGAAAGGCACGAGGTAGTGGGCAAAAGTGTTTTTGAGGCATATCCTGTGAACCCGGAAACTGACTCACCATCGGATCCTTCCAGCCTACGGGTTTCTCTTGAGAACGCGTTAAGCGACAAAGTGACCGATCAGTTGCCGGTGTTTCGTTATGATCTGGTAAATGAAACCGGCGAATTCGAAAAACGGTATTGGAAGGCAAGCAACAAGCCTGTTCTGGACGCGGAGGGCAATGTGCTGTATATTTTACATTCTCCAACTGAGATCACGGAGCAAGTAGTGGCAGAAAGAAAGGCCACTGCCATGCGGGAGATTGAAAAAAAGTACAGTCTGTTTATGCAGGCTCCGGTGGCGGTTTGCATTGTAACCGGCCCTGAGCATATTGTAGAACTCGCAAATGAGGAAATACTCAGCATATTAGGCAGAACATCAGAGATCATCGGCAAACCTTTGTTTGAGTCCCTTCCTGAAACCGCATCGCAAGGCCTCCCGGAATTGATGGATCAGGTGCGTAACACAGGCCAGTCCTTTTATGCAACTGAGTATCCTGTTACACTCATAAAAGATGGGGAAGAAGTTCTTTGCTACTACAACTTGGTATTACAGCCTTATTATGCAAACGCAGGCGACACGGTAGCTGCCGGTGTGTTCAGCGTGACGCATGACGTAACGGAGCAGGTGCTGGCACGCCGAAAGGTTGAGGAAAGCGAGCAGCAGTTGCGGTCTTTTATAGAAAGCTCGCACCACCCCATTGGCGTATACTTTGGCAGCGAAATGCGGATACAGTTTGCCAACCAGGCGCTCAAAGATGGCCTGGGCAAAGGCAACGACATTGTGGGCAAGCTGTACAAAGACGTGCTGCCTGAGTTGGAGAACCAGCAGGTGTTCGAGCAGCTCGCAACAGTTTATAAAACAGGTGTACCTTTCCAGGCCAAAAATCATAAACTTGATTTGGTAGTCGGTGGAGAGCTGCGGGCACATTATTTCGATTTTAGCTTTACGCCCCTTTTTAATACAGCAGGAGAGGTGTACGGTGTCATTAACACAGGAGCCGATGTTACAGAGCTGAACCTGGCGCAAAAGCGCTTAGAGGAAAGTGAGGCGCACTTCCGGAACATGATAAAACAGGCACCTGTCGCGATAGCCTTTACGTGGGGCAGCGAGATGGTAGTTGAGAACGTGAATGCGCCCATGCTGCACATCATGGGCAGAGAATCCGCAGACGAAGTGAACGGCAAAAAGCTGGTAGATGCGTTGCCAGAGGTGAAAGACCAACCCGTGCTGGAGGTGGTACGCCAGGTGCTGCATACCGGAAAAGCGATCTCGGCAAACGAACAGCTGGTGCATCTGCTGAAAAACGGCAAAGTGGAACCGCATTATTTAAACCTGTCTTATACCCCGCTCATGGAGGAAGGTGAAGTAAGCGGTGTGATTCATGTGGCGCAGGATGTAACAGAGCAGGTGCAGGCTAGAAAGAAAATCGAACAGAGTGCCCGCGACCTGATGAACCTGGCCGACGCCATGCCACAGATTGTATGGATGGCCAAACCGGATGGAACTGTTACTTACTACAACAAACGTGTATCTGAGTTTTCGGGGGCCAGACAGCAGCCTGACGGCAGTTGGCATTGGGAAAGCATGTTAATTGAAGAAGACGAGCAACGGACAATAGACGCCTGGAATGAGGCGGTGCAGACGGTTACACCCTATGAAATTGAGCATAGGCTGCGGATGTCTGATGGCAGCTACCGCTGGCACCTGAGTCGTGCACTACCGCAGTTCGACAGCAACGGCTGGGTGACCGGCTGGTTCGGAACGGCTACCGATGTGCATGAACGGAAAGAGCAGCAGGAGGCATTGGAAGAGAAGAACAGGCACCTGGTGAGCATCAACAACGATCTGGACAATTTCATCTATACTGCCTCCCACGACCTGAAAGCGCCTATCCTCAACATTGAGGGCCTCCTGGCCTTCTTATTTGACGAACACACTGCTGTAGATCTCAGGAGCACTGAAACACAGGATATCCTGCAAAGGATGAAGAGCTCCGTAGAGCGCTTCAAGAAAACCATCGACAGTCTGACTGAAGTGGCCAAGCTGCAGCAGGAAAACGTGTTCAATGCCGAGCAGGTACATGTAGCGGAGGTAATCGAAGAGGTGATGCTGGACCTGGCGCACTTGTTAAAATCTTCTGAGGCTGTGGTGGACGTTCATGTGGCGCCTGAAACGGCTCTCCGCTTCTCGAGCAAGAATATGCGGAGTATAGTTTACAACCTGCTCTCTAACGCCATCAAATACCGCGCTTCCAACCGGACTCCGCACGTTCAGATCAGTTGCCAGCTGGTGGGTAAATACCATGTCCTGACCTTCGCCGATAACGGACTTGGCATGACACCAAGCCAGCGGGAAGGCCTTTTTACCATGTTTAAGCGTTTTCATGACCATGTGGAAGGCACTGGCATCGGGCTTTATATGGTGAAGAAGGTAGTGGAGAACGCAGACGGGAAGATAGAAGTGGAAAGTAAGGTAAATGTGGGCACGACCTTCCGGATTTACTTACCAGTATAG
- a CDS encoding transposase, whose translation MEIYAWCIMPSHVHLFFRDNHPSMLLKELKTYTSKQL comes from the coding sequence ATGGAGATCTATGCCTGGTGCATCATGCCCAGCCACGTGCATCTCTTCTTCCGAGACAACCACCCCAGCATGCTGCTGAAGGAGCTGAAAACGTATACTTCCAAACAACTATAA
- a CDS encoding STAS-like domain-containing protein — protein sequence MKTVKLDRYRPIISDRETGDEIYSIIKHELIKNKEVSVDLDGIKSMATFCAKQIFGKLYIDLGSSDFFHRVMLKNATNDVKTIIKIGIQNALEEA from the coding sequence ATGAAAACTGTAAAACTTGATAGGTACAGACCTATTATAAGTGATAGAGAGACAGGGGATGAGATCTACTCTATAATCAAACATGAACTTATTAAAAACAAAGAAGTTTCAGTAGATTTAGATGGGATAAAATCAATGGCTACATTCTGCGCAAAACAGATATTTGGTAAATTATATATTGATCTTGGATCATCCGACTTTTTCCATAGAGTTATGCTGAAAAATGCTACTAATGATGTTAAAACTATTATAAAAATTGGTATTCAAAATGCTCTAGAAGAAGCATAG
- a CDS encoding HAMP domain-containing histidine kinase → MTTSTYSFNKKITPPKYFTVSSVKTFIDDIDKVFTLSGKNAKGFRLNLANIKSASMLGVLIIYKFIEYTSKSSCFMNPRISINETMDKEFEKFGFANLIKAFIKGRDEDEKEIKSNEEGISEKVKEYKKLKIYIGENFIIAPQALLRNDKYSKDKLNKEYLPELQKYYEYDEKIIDMVLLVFSEVLLNFWEHAVEDSHSIIVANGNKQHIEIACADSGNGIIDTLKTVLNDTISKPEAILKEAVKKGVTSKKRTNHMGFGLWILDQIVTESGGRMHIYSQGGYYFNDAGKINAGKCGYWQGSIVYISLPLHNPVGLTDILAKEDNYNLKINWV, encoded by the coding sequence ATGACTACATCCACATATTCATTCAATAAAAAAATAACACCACCAAAATATTTTACTGTAAGTTCTGTTAAAACATTTATAGATGATATAGATAAAGTTTTTACACTTTCAGGCAAAAACGCTAAGGGGTTTAGACTTAATTTGGCTAACATTAAGTCTGCATCGATGTTAGGAGTACTGATTATCTATAAATTCATAGAGTATACTTCTAAATCATCTTGCTTTATGAATCCAAGAATTTCCATAAATGAAACTATGGATAAAGAATTTGAAAAGTTTGGATTTGCTAATCTTATCAAAGCATTTATTAAAGGAAGAGATGAAGATGAAAAGGAGATAAAAAGTAATGAAGAAGGAATAAGTGAAAAGGTAAAAGAATACAAAAAACTTAAAATATACATTGGTGAAAATTTTATTATTGCACCGCAAGCCTTGTTAAGGAATGATAAGTACAGTAAAGACAAATTAAATAAAGAGTATCTACCTGAGTTACAAAAGTATTATGAGTATGATGAAAAGATTATAGATATGGTTCTATTAGTATTTTCAGAAGTACTTTTGAACTTTTGGGAACACGCTGTTGAAGATTCCCATTCAATAATTGTTGCAAATGGTAATAAACAACATATAGAAATTGCTTGTGCTGATTCTGGGAATGGGATAATTGACACATTAAAAACAGTCTTAAATGATACCATTTCTAAACCTGAGGCAATATTAAAAGAAGCTGTTAAAAAAGGAGTAACATCTAAAAAAAGAACAAATCACATGGGATTTGGGCTATGGATTTTAGATCAAATAGTTACTGAAAGTGGTGGGCGTATGCATATTTATTCGCAAGGGGGTTATTATTTCAATGATGCAGGAAAAATTAATGCAGGTAAATGCGGATATTGGCAAGGAAGTATCGTATATATTTCTTTGCCACTTCACAATCCTGTTGGACTTACAGATATTTTAGCAAAGGAAGATAATTATAATTTAAAGATCAATTGGGTATGA
- the hrpB gene encoding ATP-dependent helicase HrpB: protein MPFNPFTIDLPVREIIPAVREHLAAQNTLIVNAPPGAGKSTLLPLALLDEAWLEGRKIVMLEPRRLAAKTIAERLAQLLGEEVGQTVGYRIRFENRTSAATRIEVVTEGILTRMIHSDRSLTGIGIVIFDEFHERSIHADVAMALSREAQHTLRPDLRIMVMSATLDMPQLTSLLKAPVAQSMGRQYPINTIYTGDADDRMLPEMTAKVVQQAAKEQEGDILVFLPGENDIRKVEIILRKQLRDVQIHPLFGMLPFGKQYAAIMPDRQGRRKVVLATSIAETSLTIEGISVVVDTGFGKTSRFDPKSGLSRLETVRISKDAADQRAGRAGRLGPGTAYRMWSKTTQERMAPHRTPEIMEADLSNLVLDMAQWGVTDIRGLTWLNPPPRAALASATDMLHQLQALEHGRITEHGKRMHTLPCHPRIAHMLLKAEETDQVPLASDIAAVLEERDPLDRNAGIDINLRVEALRRYRKEQGQGKRFGKIEKIARSYRQLFEVEPDNGTFDEYETGVLLAHCYPERIAYARPGNNAQFQLASGQYASAGHRDDLAHEPWLSVAHMHAGTGDNPGRIFLASPLNPKDLAPLVKQQEVYHWDVNDGEFTASLDTRIGSIVLQSKPLPPPDEKHRVPAMLEAIKAEGEHLLDFNHELTQWQNRVMSLRKWRPSEFWPDVSTSTLLMTNWDWLKPYLYDIEHPDELMELELLPILEKFLDDEQRARLDVLAPPTIALPDGSTIELEYKPDGAQPKLEIRLEDVLGWEESPKVDEGEMTVELALLTPDLKAITTVSDLGSFWKGNYRVIKRQLEVVFPEVRWERD from the coding sequence TTGCCCTTCAACCCATTTACCATAGACTTACCCGTTCGGGAAATTATACCTGCTGTTAGGGAGCACCTGGCGGCGCAGAACACGCTGATCGTAAACGCACCTCCCGGAGCCGGTAAAAGCACCTTGCTGCCGCTGGCTTTGCTGGACGAGGCCTGGCTTGAGGGCCGGAAGATCGTAATGCTGGAGCCCCGGCGCCTGGCGGCCAAAACCATTGCCGAGCGCCTGGCGCAGCTGCTGGGCGAGGAGGTAGGCCAGACCGTCGGTTACCGCATCCGTTTCGAGAACCGCACCTCAGCTGCTACCCGCATCGAGGTCGTAACCGAAGGCATCCTCACCCGCATGATCCACAGCGACCGCTCGCTGACGGGTATCGGCATCGTGATCTTCGATGAGTTTCATGAGCGCAGCATTCATGCCGATGTAGCCATGGCCCTGAGCCGGGAAGCGCAGCACACGCTTCGGCCGGACCTGCGCATCATGGTGATGTCGGCCACCCTGGACATGCCCCAGCTCACGAGCCTGCTCAAGGCCCCGGTGGCGCAAAGCATGGGGCGGCAATACCCCATCAACACCATTTATACCGGCGACGCCGACGACCGCATGCTGCCCGAAATGACGGCCAAAGTCGTGCAGCAGGCCGCTAAGGAGCAGGAAGGCGATATCCTTGTGTTCCTGCCCGGTGAAAACGACATCCGGAAAGTAGAGATTATACTTCGCAAACAGCTGCGCGATGTGCAGATACACCCGCTGTTTGGTATGCTGCCCTTCGGCAAGCAGTACGCCGCCATCATGCCCGACCGCCAGGGCAGGCGCAAAGTCGTGCTGGCCACCAGTATAGCCGAGACCAGCTTAACCATAGAAGGCATTTCGGTGGTGGTGGATACGGGCTTCGGCAAAACCTCCCGCTTCGATCCGAAGTCTGGTTTGTCGCGCCTCGAAACGGTTCGCATCTCCAAAGACGCCGCCGACCAGCGTGCCGGTCGCGCCGGTCGCCTGGGCCCCGGCACTGCCTACCGCATGTGGAGCAAAACCACGCAAGAGCGCATGGCCCCGCACCGCACCCCTGAGATCATGGAAGCCGACCTGTCGAACCTGGTGCTGGACATGGCGCAATGGGGCGTTACCGATATCCGGGGTCTTACCTGGCTGAACCCGCCGCCACGCGCTGCCCTGGCTTCGGCCACCGACATGCTGCACCAGCTGCAGGCGCTGGAGCATGGCCGCATTACCGAGCACGGCAAGCGCATGCACACGCTGCCCTGCCACCCGCGCATTGCGCACATGCTGCTCAAAGCCGAAGAAACAGACCAGGTACCGCTGGCCTCCGATATTGCCGCCGTACTGGAAGAGCGCGACCCGCTGGACCGCAACGCCGGCATCGACATTAATTTAAGAGTGGAAGCTCTTCGCAGGTATAGAAAAGAGCAGGGGCAAGGCAAGCGTTTTGGCAAGATCGAGAAGATAGCCCGCTCGTACCGCCAGCTGTTTGAGGTGGAGCCAGATAACGGCACCTTCGACGAGTACGAAACCGGTGTGCTACTGGCGCATTGCTACCCCGAGCGCATTGCCTACGCCCGCCCCGGCAACAACGCACAGTTCCAGCTGGCCAGTGGGCAGTATGCCTCTGCCGGTCACCGCGACGACCTGGCGCACGAGCCCTGGCTATCTGTAGCGCACATGCACGCCGGCACCGGCGACAACCCGGGCCGTATTTTCCTGGCATCGCCGCTTAACCCGAAAGATCTTGCTCCGCTCGTAAAGCAGCAGGAAGTATACCACTGGGACGTGAACGACGGCGAATTCACCGCTTCACTGGATACCCGCATTGGAAGTATAGTTCTGCAAAGCAAGCCGCTGCCACCTCCCGACGAGAAGCACCGTGTACCGGCTATGTTGGAGGCTATCAAAGCAGAAGGTGAGCACCTGCTGGACTTCAACCACGAACTCACCCAATGGCAAAACCGCGTGATGAGCCTCCGCAAATGGCGCCCCTCCGAGTTCTGGCCCGACGTGAGCACCAGCACCCTGCTCATGACCAACTGGGACTGGCTAAAGCCCTACCTCTACGACATTGAGCACCCCGACGAGCTGATGGAACTGGAGCTGTTGCCGATACTGGAGAAGTTTTTAGATGATGAACAGAGGGCAAGGCTGGACGTGCTGGCCCCACCAACTATAGCTTTGCCGGATGGCTCAACTATAGAACTGGAGTATAAACCGGATGGCGCACAGCCGAAGCTGGAGATCAGATTGGAGGACGTGCTGGGCTGGGAGGAGAGCCCGAAAGTAGACGAAGGCGAGATGACGGTAGAGCTGGCATTGCTGACACCTGATCTGAAAGCTATTACTACTGTTTCTGATCTGGGTAGTTTCTGGAAGGGGAATTATAGAGTAATCAAACGGCAGCTGGAGGTGGTATTTCCGGAGGTGAGGTGGGAGAGAGATTAG
- a CDS encoding endonuclease domain-containing protein: protein MLHNRRYLKANQQALRGSLTPAEAELWKHLKGGNLMEKKFRRQHSVGNYILDFYCPSEQLAIELDGQVHNHAAAEQADQERDQYLRNLNIRVLRFENKEVFENLNAILREISNCFNR from the coding sequence ATGCTACATAACCGCAGATACTTAAAAGCTAACCAACAAGCATTACGTGGCAGCTTAACTCCTGCTGAAGCAGAATTGTGGAAACATTTGAAGGGTGGTAATCTCATGGAAAAAAAGTTCAGGCGTCAGCACAGTGTTGGAAACTATATACTTGACTTCTACTGCCCTTCTGAGCAATTAGCTATCGAACTTGACGGACAAGTACATAACCATGCCGCAGCTGAACAAGCCGACCAAGAACGTGACCAATACCTGAGAAATCTTAATATCCGGGTGCTACGCTTCGAAAACAAAGAAGTATTCGAAAACCTAAACGCCATACTTCGGGAAATAAGCAATTGCTTCAACAGGTAA